From the genome of Gorilla gorilla gorilla isolate KB3781 chromosome 4, NHGRI_mGorGor1-v2.1_pri, whole genome shotgun sequence, one region includes:
- the SCGB3A1 gene encoding secretoglobin family 3A member 1 yields MKPRGLARAAAGSPRAPSPCAMKLAAALLGLCVALSCSSAAAFLVGSAKHVAQPVAALESAAEAGAGAGTLANPLGTLNPLKLLLSSLGIPVNHLIEGSQKCVAELGPEAVGAVKALKALLGALTMFG; encoded by the exons ATGAAGCCTCGTGGCCTTGCCCGGGCAGCCGCAGGTTCCCCGCGCGCCCCGAGCCCCTGCGCCATGAAGCTCGCCGCCGCCCTCCTGGGGCTCTGCGTGGCCCTGTCCTGCAGCTCCG CTGCTGCTTTCTTAGTGGGCTCGGCCAAGCATGTGGCCCAGCCTGTCGCTGCGCTGGAGTCGGCGGCggaggccggggccggggccgggaccCTGGCCAACCCCCTCGGCACCCTCAACCCGCTGAAGCTCCTGCTGAGCAGCCTGGGCATCCCCGTGAACCACCTCATAGAGGGCTCCCAGAAGTGTGTGGCTGAGCTGGGTCCCGAGGCCGTGGGGGCCGTGAAGGCCCTGAAGGCCCTGCTG GGGGCCCTGACAATGTTTGGCTGA